The genomic region CTTTATTTTCACGGGGGCTGGCAAAATAAATCTATTAAGGGGGTCATGATGTGGTAAATTTGGCAATAAGTAATAAGATAATACTTAATTCTTAGCATCTCTGGATATGAGTTTGGTTTTCCATAATGAGGAAGTTATGGCATTTTCCATTCAATTATGTCAGTTTCGGATGGAGAATATTGGGAGTTACAATTGACTTTTACGTGGACGTTATGCTGACAAAGTGAAGTGCATAGCTTGTGGCTGAATATTGATTTGAATAGCATTGGCTCTTCTGGGAATGCAGTCAGCTTATAGAGGCACAGAGATTTGGAGGCTCCTTCATGCTATAAATTGAGGCGTTTAGCCATTAGAATCTTCTTCATTTTTTCTGGAATGCTTCAGGTATAGTGTTCAATTGTTGATTTGAGAACAAAATCCCTTAAATCTGGAAACTAGAGGACAGAACCCCTTTGGTTCCTGTGACAGTCTGACAGTCTTATCCAGGGACTGCATACCTGCTGAAGGTATTCGCCTCCTTTTTCTTGGCGAATTGTTTTGCAGACTGAAGCAGTGGTATATAACAAATGCAGGGTCAGATTTGGAGAATTGTTACAGGTTATTTTTCTGTTGCAAGTTATTATCTACTAATGTAATCCACTTTGTCTTTTTTCTTTGTCAATAAAAGCTACGGCACTTTCATTGTGATGAGATATTTATAGCATTCTGTAAATTAAGGTTTCCCACTATAACAATCCACTTGTAAATTAAGGTTTCCCACTATAACAATCCACTATAAAAATTGTAGTGGATGTCACAACATTGTCATTTGataatcatttttgtatcttgataTTTAACTGCTGTATAAGGAGGTTTCCCTTTTGAAGTGACATTAGATTTATTCTTCTCTCACCATCACCAAATGCATGTAACTGCAGATATAGATATTAACCAATTGTACAGGGATGTTGGCTTGCAGTACAAAGCCGTTCATTTGTCCTCCATATTACTATTACAAGATCTAAAGTACTTGCTTATTTTGCTATTGTTATATCTTGGTAATCATTACAAGATATTGGCAATGAGcacaacaaaaagaagagaaaacaaagAGTAATTAACTGCAAGGAAAAAGCCAATTGAAAAATACTGATTTTTCTCTGCTTTGTGAAGGTGTGATCCACCGATGCTCTGCGATTCTCTCCCACTGGTTCTTTTCGCACCACACGCGAAAATGCCTAGCGATCTGGGACACGGTCGCTCAAGCTGCAAAATGCGCATTCGGGGATGGGCAAAATTGATTCTGTCCACATAGATTTTTGGCGCCCAAATCCTCTAATACTATAAAACCCTTGTCAGTGCCCAATCTAGAATTTCAAAGAGGCCCTGAGGACTGGGAGTAGTCCGCCGAATGTGGGTTTTGGAGATTGTTCAAATGCAAGACCTAAATCTAACATTACCTTCAAGCTGAGCTCACATCTCCCTGTTTGTCATTCTTCAACAACTCCCGAAGTTTGCTTGAGCAGTTTGGCCATGGATCACGAGGGATTTCTGGAGGATTACACCTTGATTTACCAATTTACCAAGATGTGGCCGAAGTTATGTGATATACATGCATGGGTCACCGAGAAATGGAGTGAATATGGAAGAGGAGATCAATATTTATCCCTGTGCCAAGGGATTCTTCATCCTAGAGTTTGATTCTCGAAAGATAAGGAGTTGGTGATGGAAAGTGGTCCTTGGAATTTCCAAGGAGAATTCTTGTGTATGAAACCCTAGTTCCCTAAGTTTGACCGATGCACAAATTTGTTCACCACTGCCTTTCTATGGGTGAGGCTATCGTACTTCCCATACAGTTTTGGGAACTTGATTGTTTGAGGGCAATTGGGAATGGCCTGGGAAGGTATCATTGTCTCTCCAAAGAGACAATCAACTACCAAAATTCTACATATGCTCGAATCTGCGTTGAAATGGATTTAGCTAATGGCCTTCCCGTCGAAATATTACTAAAGGTGGGAAGTAGATGTTGGAACCAACCTATTGATTATGAAAATATAGCTTTCAGATGAAGGAAATGCTTTTCGATAGAACACTCTTCTTCCCAATGTCAGAAGCAGCAGGATTTGGGGTCTCAAGCTATAGGCAAACCAACATGGTGGATTGGAGTTAAAGATCAACACTATGTTATTCCTCCCAATACCCTCAAGGATACTCTCAAACTTCTCTGAAAGACATCATGGGGTCCTCGCATCGCTGTGCACAACCTTCGCCTTCATCGGACTCACTTTCAAGGCAGCCCACTGTGCAGGATTGCCCAATTGAGCAGGGGACTCTTGTCCTAAAGAGTTTAGTGCAAGCGGGTTCTCCTAAGAAGATGGTGGTCTCTGAGGTGACGGGGGAAGTGGTAAATGAAGAAGGTGAGTGTGGCAATCCAGATGGGCGATGGTGGACAGAAGTGAAGAGTAGgaaacacaacatacaacatcgaAGGACTTTGAGATCCTCCAAAAAGGGGAATAATTTGTCAACAACAGAACCAATTGGGCTGGCTTGAAGATTAAGGTCTTGTTAGTGCAGCATAATTTGCACTCCATTATGTGGGGTGAGTTGTCTACTATCTTCAATAGTAGAGTAGTTTGTGTTTCTGATAGTGGTATCAAAAACTAGTAAGTTGTAGTTCGGCGTCTGAATTGTTGGCAGATGCAATATCTGCACTATGGTCACGGCTGGCCATTTATGTACTTTTCTAtagttattaataaaaaaaatccgCAACTTTGGTTGCacattaccgatcaaaaaataaaATTAGCTGCAAGCATAGGTATGCTGCAAACTCTACTGTATTAGCCTATTAGGCCTTAATAACATACCATGATATGCAAAGAAGCTTCTACACAAGAGGAAGAATCTAAAGAGTATATGGGAAAAGGAAGCTCCTAGAGGAAGGAAGCTGCCAAGAGAATAAATATGTACATAGAGATATGTCGAACATTAAGAATATACAATAAGCCCACTTTAATATATAAACCATTTAATAAAGTACAGTAACCCCATGCGACTATGTAAACCATTTAATAAAGTACACTAATTCCATGTGAATAGCTATACTGAATAAGATGTACTAGCCCAAGGGGTATCTCTCATCAAATATTCATACAACCTAATGAAATCTTATACAACTGAATTCTAATTTCTAGATTGAAATTTGAATGGTGGCCTATAATTTTGTAATCTATGCATATAATCAATTTACTATTGGAACTTGTTGTGACTTACCCTCTTTTTGTTTTGCATTTAGTTTAAGGTTTTGGTCTCCGGTCTCTAAGTCTTAGAAATGAgtcattttttatgaaatttggaGTCATCAAAGTCAAAAAGTGAAAGAATGATCGAAATAATGTTTTAATGCTATGTATGGTCTCAGATAGGTCGAAGGAGTAAAATCGCAATTTCTTGGGGTCAATTTTGGCAACTTGCtttttttaggaaatttgcttcctttttaaaaaaaaaatttagaaagttttgtttttggcattttggggccaatcTAAGAACTTGCTTTTTTGGCCTGCttttcctaaaaatagaaagttgtttttttgctttttgaggTCTTGAATTGTTTCAGGTTCAGGAAAAGTGTCAAGTCAGAAGAATTCATCTAGAATGAACCAAGTATGAAATAACTTTCAAATCCAGAGGATAATTTTTAAAAAGATGATTGAAGATCACAAGAAATTGACTAAGTCTAAAaccttgatccaaaaaaaaaattccttgttTCCACAAAAGAATTCCAAGTTTCCATGGAAAACTTACTTGAGCACAAGCAAAGTCCGCCCAAGGCGAGTGGAAAACTTCCCAATTCTATCATGAAGTCCACCCAAGAAGGGGTAATAAAGGTGATTAAGTATAGGTGCTTGGAAGAGGAAAGGTTGAAATTTTTGGTTAAGTATAAAAAATTCCTAATCCAACCTCAAGTCCGCCCTACCTCATGGTGAATCTTCCTTGCACACTTGCAAAGTCCACCCATGCCATGGTCAAAAGTTCCTTGGCTAGCATCAAAGTCCGCCTAGGCAAaaatgttcaaaaaaaaaaaaaaaattcaaaaatttcaaaatatatatatataaaaattcaaaattatatatatatatataaactgagTACAAGGAGAAATTTGCCCAACTCATGAAAGGAAAGAGTTTGAACTTGGcttaaaaaaaaggaaataaagcaAAAAAAGGTTTCTAGAAGGaagcaaagagggaaaattgcAATAAGTTTTAAAACACAAAAACAATAAACACAAGGAAGATTCGATTCGGAAGCCAAAACTTGACTACATACATTGCCATTAAAATtcattaaaacaaaaaaacaatgcaaGACAGGGTTCGAGTTTCCTATAAGACATCAGTCTTGGCAATTCACTATTCACAATTTTCCTTCTATCCTCAACAAGTTCAAACTTTTCTTGGCATCTTTCCAAAGTTCTAGGCAAATTAGAAATGTAATTTCAGGTTCACAGCGAGTTCTAAGAGagaattcaaggcattcaaagacTAATCAGAGCCTTTTTCTAAGATTTTTCTTCAATTCTTGCAGGTCTGAAGCACTTTCATGACAAAATTCTCAAATTTTGGGCCTCAAATTCCTTCCCTTATTCTGAAATTTTGATAATCAGACTTGTgcttaggttttccacatcaaatttttaaatttcatcAAAAGAACggggttaatttttatgttttcttaATCTTATAGGTAGAAATTCTCAAAATCAAACTTTGATCTGTTAAGGAATCTAGATCAAAGATAGAGAAGACTATAGTCTGATAATACGTAGTAAGGATAGACTTTTGATGAGATCACTGCAATAATATATTACcaccaatgtatatatatatacatttgtttATTAACCTTCTATGACAACACCGACTGCTTGTTGGATCGTGAAATTGCCACAGTTATTGGTTTCGCTCCCTAGGAAGTGTCGATGTCGTTGCATAAATAGAGGAGTGAAgggtcatgtccacgtaggggcatgacttctacgtggcttatgccacgtagagtcatgaccctacgagAATATGACTCTTCGTACATCGTTCACCGTTTAGTTAACTTTATTTACGATGCTCGACTTATTTACTAACTACTTCGACTGTCATCGTATAACGATGACAATCACTATCTATGTCTTTCGACTTTGACAGTCATCGGGATAATTTTGCTGTAGGAAATTTGTAACATGtcaatttatgtgtgtgtgtgtgtgtgtgtgtgtgtgtgtgtgtgtgtgtgtgttgcttgcttcaatccgaatgaggctatatccttaacactccctcttagcaaaagaggattgaatttcataattaagttttaaggaacaacattctagatatacatatttatttgacatgatcattcactcagtaacacttactagtgaaatacttcatatctcagagagatatggattatctAATATCCAGCACTTTGGGACAACAATTACTTGAAGTCTTATtagattacaaccttgattctagtgacaactataacattgtcattatcacaggtgaaaattttttagtatcatgatatctggcacattccgggacaacatattaatgtagtcaatcatgatatgattgttatcataatttctgaCATATTTTGAAGCAGccatttaatgataacaattcaataactcatcatagcaaatttagtatcaagatttccggcacattctgggacaacaacttaatgtagtcaatcttgataacagatcaaGCTATTGTgaaaatcgtcaccttacaatagcgatcttacacttTCATCACATGAAATATCGTCACCTTTCATGACATAGCACATACATGCAATATtacatccaagatattcatgaatatatcaaattacatatgattaagattaatatcattaTAGTTTattcataccaagtttacctctaaagtactccactttcaactttgtaagaggtttggtgaatatgtcggcactttgcTCTTTAGTGCTGATGCAGGTCAATTTGATAACAGCTCTATCTACCATATCGCTTATGTAATGGTATgagatttctatatgcttggatcaattatgaaaaactagatttacagaaagtttgatgcagctttgattatcataGTGAATCATAGTGGGGTTTAGGggtttcccaaatagtccaactagcaatttccttaaccatactacttcacgtgctcccatggagacaaccatatattcggcttcagtggaactctgagcaactgctgactgttttctgctaaaccaggatatcatagctgatccaagactaaaacaacaccctgttgtacttttacgatcaatggaactgcCTGCCCAGTCAaaatcagaatacccttggagttgtatctcaacatttttatacttcaggccaagtccaatagtgccacacaagtatctcagaatatgcttagcaaccattaggtgaatcttcttaggttcgcacatgaaatgacttaacacattggtagccTAACAAATATCAAGGCGAGTGTTTActaggtacataagagatccaataatttgtctatagtatgtaggatgtGTAGGTTCTGAGtctactgcttcacttttgagcttatgaagatttttttccattggaatggatagaggtTTACAATATCCTGTGTTTGTCTAAATTTCAACTTCCCATCTTccaaattaaatattttatgtaGTTAAAACAATTGAATAGGTCTATTTAGGGAAAGTGTGaggcacaaaaagagggaatttttatatatctttttatttttattttcattttaaagatattgcaatttaggagactaaattttatatattaaataatacatAAAGTTTTTAAGTTGATGAACAATCAATTCAATGCTACTTGTTCATCAAGATTCTAATTGTACACACATTATTTACTTAACAGCCAGCCAAATTGACCTCATGCACTGCACAATTAtatggaaaaaaaaataaaattaataattgacCTTCCACAACTCTTCAACATTCCCATTGCACACCGAAGTGCAGACGCTAGTTATATAAATGTGTAAATGACATTCAAATTTCTGTAAAGACGTTTTGTGAACACACCCAGGTCATTATTACAATCTACCTCTTGCTGCCATTTTAGGTACTCGTCTCAGTATAATATGGACAGTAAAGGCGCTCATGTTTAACATTAAAGCTAATTATGAGCTTTGCAATACCAGTCATAGCAGGCAGGCAAGAATTTTTGAGGTCAATCACCAAGATTTTTGGGTTTTTCACTAATTCTTTAATAAGTATAAGACTGCCCGTTGATATTCAATTATGCTTAGAGTAATGTCACAGAATCTGAAAACACAGGAGCAGAAATTTCATGCAATACATGCACTACACAGACACCAAAACACTGCAGTTATGGAACAAAGCAAGATGCTAAAGCAAAGCATTTATACATAATTGCATCCGTGCATTCATAGTGTTTGAAAATTTATCATGAATACCCTCAGAAAATGGAAAATAAGTAAAAGAAAAGAATTCAAATCCAATAACTAAATATATAAAAGCTTGTAACTGCAATTTGAAAGCCTTTACAGTCAATGAAAGAACGGACAATGCAATCAGATAGTGGAGATGCTGGTAGTATAGTTTTCAACTTCATTCATGGTAAATACTAAATAGGGCTGACATTGATGGGAAATGATATTCACTACAGTGAAGATAGGCAAGACATAAAATATGGATGTCCTTATATGAGATTGCCATCCTTTCCTATTTTAAATTCTAgtagatatatatgtgtgtttagTCAGAAAACGAAGTCTTGTCATACAGAATTACCATCTGTTGCAATTCATGAGATCCCAGATTTCTGAAATTAGAATTGACACTAAAGCAAATGATATGCAGAAGTGCATACTGTCAAGATCTTGCAAATTAGCACGCACTTATAAGAGAATTCAAAACTATGTAACACTTCAGTGGATTGTTTAAAATACATCCATACACCTTGTATATATTCAGAAAACAAATTAATCTATTACATTGCTCCTGCCAAAGACCGTGGGGTATGAATACTTCTCCGAGAGTAAGTCATACAAGTCACGCTGCTGATATGACAGTGGCATGCAGTTTCCATAATTATCTATCGATGCTGAACAATATTGCATTAAAAGGTAACAGGTACTGATACAGTTTTGCCCCCAAATGTTACAACATTCAATTGTGCATCTTCTTTTGCAACTGAGTTGCATAACTCTACAGCAGCATATAATGCAGGTTCAATGAATCAGCTGCCAGAAAAAGTGTCAACTGGGACTGATGAAAGCTTTGATTTTGTCTACAGCTCAATCAATAATGAGTTCAAATTACACTTTTGCAAGTAATCATGGAGGCTGGTAAACCCTGTTGTGACATTGTTCAGATCCATGGTACCTTTCATTGCAAGATAATAATGCACCCAAGTGAATTGTATCAAATATGGTAACAACATCCAAAACAAAGTCCCAATTGTTTCAAAGTAGGTCGGTTTGGGTGTTGAGGAGCCACCAAGAACCCTGATCAAGTTCTCAACCACGGGGACACTGAACTTTGGAGGTGAGTTTAGCAATACATTGTCCACCTTGTGTTCATAGATTTTTCCTTTGCTATCCAGTTTGTATTCTGATGTGCCATCAAAGTGACCTTTTGCTTCCCATGGAACCCTAGGTATCCCACATATTGTCCAGCGTATCATGATTATATTCTCTGTAGGCTGCCATATTCTTAATACATCTACCCATAGTGCCTTGAAAAATATCTTACCATGAAACCGCAGTGCCCAAAAGATAAGTTTGTAGTTTTCAATGCCATTAAATGTATTTAATGGATCCTTGAAGACAATGTCCTCCCTGGAAACAAATAGCCGAACAATGAGCACAAAGTTAGTGATCAAAATATAGCTAGAAATGGATTGACATGCTAATACTTCACCAGTATTAAAAACCAAATGACGGATCCTAACTCTGTACAGAGTAGACACAGCTAACAGTAAAACAGAGCTAAAGCATGCTGGCTCTATTTTCACGATTGTAATTTGTAACTGCTATACGTTTTCTTCTGGACACCGTACAAGCAACGTATATTGCATTGTTTAATATTTTCAACCATTTTTATCATAAAGAATAAATAGTTCAAATATAGATTCAAATATTTCAATGTGCACAGTTCCCGAAAGTTTTTTTACCTGTGATGACAATGTCCAAACATTACACATGATGAGGTTGAAAAAACTATCAATCTCAAAATTCTTAGAGGAGCAAGGTTACCAGAATCGCCATTTGTGGATGCTGTTTCCACTGCCATGGAGCGAGTCAATAATAAGGGATTCAAATTCAACAACATTCCTAGGAAAAAAATGGAACATTTCCTAAATTCTAGGAGAAAATTCCATTATGCCTTGCAGCCATTTGAAATGCATTTCATCATTATTGAAATCAATCATCCCAGCTTGTAGGCTGATCTGTAATATTGTATGGACTACTCCAATTGGCAAGCATAACCACATATACTAATGCAAATTGAATAAAACTAAATTGTCAGTCAATGCAATGGGCTGAAACATCATATTATGTGGTTGGAGAAATCATCAACAGGCATCACAAGGGCTATTCTCCTTTACTATGCAACATATAATAGCAAACCATGCAATGGAAAGACAACAAAAAACTCACACAAATGTCAACACAAGCATTTGCCTTGGACAAAATACCTTTTCACAGTAAAATCAAGCATCAAGATAACTATCTTGATTACAATTCGCTCAGATTTTTAGAACATATAATTAAAGAGTAAATAAGCTCTCATGATGCAGATTCTGACATTACACGATCTAATGGCTCTTGGCTCTCTGCTTGGAATATAGCTCCTTGACCCCTTACCACTGCCTTCCACGCTGCCATAGAATGCCACTCTAACCCACGAGTGTAACTATCTTTATTACAAATAGTGCAGATAGGACCTcctctagcaggtcctaatagtataactatgccaccccgaggagatggagatagggagagtaactatttatgtgacattttttaaactctgtttatttatggaatttggactatttattagtttatgtgatggatgttgatttaaaatacatatgtgatggattacatgtttatgatgatacatgtgacattttttgaactttgtgtttatttcaaggaggatgaaggaacaaagaagacaagccagatgCTATCAGTgaatcctaaaggcagaaaagcagatacgagatctagaggaccaaccagccattgacagatacaacaacctagttctctcatatagagTAAAATACGATTTGCTTACcatagagtggatgatgagagatcatGATGGAGAGTCTCTACATTCCTTGTAGCTGTTGAAGAATAGCTGCTCCACTCCTTGCCACTGCCATCCTTGTTGCCACAGAATACCACTCCAACCCAGGAGTGTTACTATCTTTATTACAAAAAGTGCAGATTTTTCAACAAATCGAAAAGGAATATCTGGGTCTCATGATGCATAGCCTTACACTATACACTCTTGTGGCTATTGGTTGAGAACGTAAGTATAACTGGCTTGCTCCTTCTACTGTCATCCTTGCTGCCATAGAATACTACTCCAATGCAAGAGTGCCTCTTCTCCAATCTACATTGCTCCAGGAAAGGAGAATCCTTGAGGAACAACCTCTGCAATTTCTTTTTGATCCATGCTCTAGATCCTTAGATAACCAACTAAGAAACTAATGGGTCGATCTAAAAATTTGAAAGGTTCATTTAAATTTCAAGCCCCCCTTTGATAAATTGTGGACAGACAACAACAACAAACTATCATGATGCGTCAACTTATAGATGCAAAAAGGTTTATTGAATTTCAAGTCCCCTTCAACAGCCCATGGGAAGACAAAAACAACCCATCTAGGTGAGGTGTGAACCCAGGTGCCATATCTCTGGAAGCTCAAAAGTCATAAAAGATAGCTTCGACAGGAGACAAAAGCACCTCTGGAAGCTCAAAAGTCATAAAAGATAGCTTCGACAGGAGACAAAAGTGTCACCCACATGTCCAGTGGGACTCACACCTCAGTTTGCTGCTTGCTGCACCTCAGAATTGTCAATTAGTGACAGATCCAACCCAGATTGAACCCTCCAATTTTCTGCCATATTATGTTTGCACTATTTTGGCCCATCCATCAGTATTGACCTGGTGAAATTTGAGTGTTTTAATGAAGAGGGGTTGCACAGGTCAATTGtctggaaaatatttttggaccCATAAGATAAGCCGAATTTATACATAAAACTTGGCAAGCACCTTCAAATGTGAGTTTATCTTATTAACACCAAGTTTTCCTTTTATCTATATTGTTTTGAGGTGTGCAACACTACCACATTCCGGATTCAAGCATGTGACCTCCATCATGGAGTACGCATGCCTTCACCATCATGTCATAAGGCAACAATGTTATTCTAGTGGTGATTGAGATGCTTACAAAACGCTCATTTTTGCAGCCAGAAATTTCCCCCCTCAAATGAATGCAGCAACATTTTTATGGAGAACTTTATAGGCTTGATGATATGTCCAATGTTGCAATTAGTGATCATGATCCTATTTTTACCAAACGATTTTTGGAAGTATCTATTTAAGCTCAATGGTGCTACCTTTTACATAAGCTCACCCTATCATCCCCAACTGAATGGAATAAAAAATGTGTTAACAAGCATCTTGGAGTTTCTTGCAATGCTTTAGTGGTACAATACAACATTCCATACATCTACCAAGACAAATCCCTTTAGAAAGTCTCTATGGATACCATCCTATAATGTCATTTTTTCATTGCAGGTTTCTACTAAAGTCAAAGAAAAATAGACTCCTATAAAAGAGACTCTAAACATCCTCAAGATTCTCAAGGAAAACACACAAACAGCATAGAAATCGAAGAATAAAAGAACAGGTCAACTAGCACTAGAGTGATTGCCATGTCTCAGCAGGCAATGAATTTTCCTCCAGCTCCAACCTTCTAAACAATCATTACCTCAAGCAATGAGAAAAGCAATATTTCCCCCATTTTTTATGGTCCCTAAAAATTCTTCACAAAAGTAGTAACATGGATTTCAAGTTCCAACCTTCTAAAAAATCAAAACTCAAGGCTTCAAGCATTAGGAAAAAACaatatttcctttcaaattttATGGTCCCTACAAAATTCTTTGTAAAAGTGATAACGCTGATTTCAAGTTGGAATTGTCAGCCTCTTCATGTAcccactactttttccatttttctttccttGACAACGTTATTTACTACTAGACCCCAATTCAGATGGAACTTCTTAAACTGGGTGAGGAAGAGAATTTAAACCTTAATCCAAAGTTATTAGATAGATGTGCTCGATAGCTCTAGAACATGAGAATTAGAGTTCGTCCTCAAGTGGAATGTGCTGCTGGAAGATCCCACCTAGGAAGATATAAAGATCAAAGAAATCCAAACTCTCAAGAAATAAGGGAAAATATTTCTCAAAGGACATGTTACAACCCCAACCTTACTCATGCTGATATTTTCATTATGTGGAATTCAATTATCAAGAAGCCAACACGTGTCATGTGTAACCCACGCTTAGTTACAGTTAGCTATAGCACACAATTAATTGGGTTTCAATCAAGTCAACAGCGGAAACTATGGGTTACTCTACCCTGGGTTTTCTAAATAGAAGACTATAAATAGGGATTCCTATTTCTAATGTCCACTTTCCAGTAATTCATCATGTGTAGACCCATAAGCCCATTCCTTTATTTTCACGGGGGCTGGCGAAATAAATCTATTAAGGGGGTCATGATGTGGTAAATTTGGCAataagtaataaaataatacttaattCTTAGCATCTCTGGATATGAGTTTGGTTTTCCATAATAAGGAAATTATGGCATTTTCCATTCAATTATGTCAGTTTCGGATGGAGAATATTGGGAGTTACGATTGACTTTTACGTGGAGGTTATGCTGACAAAGTGAAGTGCATAGCTTGTGGCTGAATATTGATTTGAATAGCATTGGCTCTTCTGGGAATGCAGTCAACTTATGGAGGCACAGAGATTTGGAGCCTCCTTCACGCTATAAATTGAGGTGTTTAGCCATTAGaatctttttcattttttctgGAATACTTCAGGTATAGTGTTCAATTGTTGATTTGAGATCAAAATCCCTCAAATCTGGAAACTAGAGGACAGAACCCCTTTGGTTCCTGTGACAGTCTCACAGTTTTATCCAGGGACTGCATACCTGCTGAAGGTATTCACCTCCTTTTTCTTGGTGAATTGTTTTGTAGACTGAAGCAGTGGTATATAACAAATGCAGGGTCAGATTTGGAGAATTGTTGCAGGTTATTTTTCTGTTGCAAGTTATTATCTACTAATGTAATCCACTTTGTCTTTTTTCTTTGTCACTAATAGCTACGGCACTTTCATTGTGATGAGATATTTATAGCATTCTGTAGATTAAGGTTTCCCACTATAACAATCCAATATAAAAATTGTAGTGGATGTCACAACATTGTCATTTGataatcatttttgtatcttgataTTTAACTGCTGTATAAGGAGGTTTCCCTTTTGAAGTGACATTAGATTTATTCTTCTCTCACCATCACCAAATGCATGTAACTGCAGATATAGATATCAACCAATTGTACAGGGAGGTTGGCTTGCAGTACAAAGCCGTTCATTTGTCCTCCATATTACTATTACAAGATCTAAAGTACTTGCTTATCTTGCTATTGTTATATCTTGGTAATAATTACAAGATATTGGCAATGAGcacaacaaaaaga from Cryptomeria japonica chromosome 3, Sugi_1.0, whole genome shotgun sequence harbors:
- the LOC131066339 gene encoding uncharacterized protein LOC131066339, producing MASWYPTIEATAPPCRITHTHLLSRPRFHHVKLFTCQLKTLKSKSRGIVRAVYETKTDRRGRTNDSCFYLVDTEEELPANEWIVRRFSTSLQSKPPPKQNEEFYINTGYAIRALREELPSMFYRELTFDIYREDIVFKDPLNTFNGIENYKLIFWALRFHGKIFFKALWVDVLRIWQPTENIIMIRWTICGIPRVPWEAKGHFDGTSEYKLDSKGKIYEHKVDNVLLNSPPKFSVPVVENLIRVLGGSSTPKPTYFETIGTLFWMLLPYLIQFTWVHYYLAMKGTMDLNNVTTGFTSLHDYLQKCNLNSLLIEL